A DNA window from Pseudomonas sp. B21-056 contains the following coding sequences:
- the tssG gene encoding type VI secretion system baseplate subunit TssG, translating into MDTPHGPATPSISALTRGIREYSLFQAVLLVIDRLREAHPLLSDEHLYEQLEFQANPSLGFAASDIDRVEFFQEHGQLRARLRLNLLGLVGAGSPLPAFYGEQALGEDGNGNPTRHFLDLFHHRLQRLMLPIWRKYRYSASFRTGARDPFSEQLFSLVGLGGEAIRQATQLNWKRLLPYLGLLSLRAHSAALIEAVLRYYFKHAELNLEQCIERRVNIIDEQRNRLGLANSLLNEDLVLGEQVRDRSGKFRIHIRNLDWQRFHEFLPIGVGYRPLCALVRFTLRDPLEYDLRLVLRRQEIRALRIGEQNTCHLGWTSWLGHERADGVVILGSKIH; encoded by the coding sequence ATGGACACCCCGCATGGGCCAGCAACCCCTTCTATAAGCGCACTGACGCGGGGAATACGCGAATACTCGCTGTTCCAGGCCGTGCTGCTGGTCATTGACCGGCTGCGCGAGGCCCACCCGCTTCTGAGCGACGAGCACCTGTACGAGCAACTGGAGTTCCAGGCCAACCCAAGCCTGGGGTTCGCGGCCAGTGACATCGATCGCGTGGAGTTTTTCCAGGAACATGGGCAACTGCGGGCGCGCCTGCGTCTGAATCTGCTCGGTTTGGTCGGCGCAGGCTCGCCGCTGCCGGCGTTCTATGGCGAACAGGCCTTGGGAGAGGACGGGAACGGCAACCCGACTCGTCATTTTCTCGACCTGTTCCACCATCGTCTTCAACGATTGATGCTGCCGATCTGGCGCAAATACCGCTACAGCGCAAGCTTCCGGACCGGTGCCCGGGACCCGTTCTCCGAACAACTATTCTCCCTGGTTGGCCTGGGTGGCGAAGCCATCCGCCAGGCCACTCAACTGAACTGGAAGCGCCTGCTGCCCTACCTCGGCCTGCTGAGTCTTCGCGCTCATTCGGCGGCGCTGATCGAAGCGGTGTTGCGCTATTACTTCAAGCACGCCGAGCTGAATCTCGAACAGTGCATCGAGCGCCGCGTGAACATCATCGATGAGCAACGCAATCGCCTGGGGCTCGCCAACAGCCTGTTGAATGAAGACCTGGTGCTGGGCGAACAGGTGCGCGACCGCAGCGGCAAGTTCCGCATCCATATCCGCAACCTGGACTGGCAACGTTTCCACGAATTTCTGCCGATCGGCGTCGGTTACCGGCCGCTGTGCGCGCTGGTGCGATTCACCCTGCGCGATCCCCTCGAATATGACCTCCGCCTGGTCCTGCGTCGGCAGGAAATACGCGCATTGCGCATTGGCGAACAGAACACCTGCCACCTGGGATGGACCAGTTGGCTGGGCCACGAACGCGCCGACGGCGTAGTGATCCTGGGCAGTAAAATTCATTAG
- the tssH gene encoding type VI secretion system ATPase TssH translates to MINVDLQQLIQALDAETRNDLERSAEQCVARGADKVLVEDLLLGLLERPDSLLARALQDARISPGELIATLQPRPGHSVSCNPSFAPELVRWLQDALGVASLELGESLVGQAALILALLRHPAHHAGTSYQALLAELNIGRLKDYALAQQAQPSADSSVAEENALLERFTHNLTQQARDGQLDPVLCRDAEIRQMIDILTRRRKNNPIAVGEAGVGKTAIVEGLALRIVAKEVPPALEDVELRSLDMGLLQAGASIKGEFERRLKGVIDEVKASPKSIILFIDEAHTLIGAGGNAGGSDAANLLKPALARGELRTIAATTWSEYKKYFEKDPALARRFQPVQLHEPTVEEAVTILRGLAPVYESSHGIYLRDDAVVAAAQLSARYLTGRQLPDKAVDVLDTACARVRISLAAAPQSLERLRGILAEGERQRQALRRDAQAGLPIDFPALEALEARLEAIEKERQTLEVDWSEQRILAERLLSLRQQLAEARETAADQALDIEILQSALCETHDALLAAQARERLVSFEVCPRLVAEVINAWTGVPLAQLAREHSASVAGFATDLRARIRGQEQAVLALDRAMRAAAAGLNRPDAPVGVFLLVGPSGVGKTETARALADLLYGGERFVTVINMAEFQDKHTVSRLIGAPPGYVGFGEGGMLTEAVRHKPYSVVLLDEVEKADPDVLNLFYQIFDKGLANDGEGREIDFRNTLILMTSNLGSERISELCENGARPSAEHLEESLRPILSRHFQPALLARMCVVPYYPVSGPVLRELVEIKLGRLSERLQARRLSFSYCEHLVEHLAGHCTRSDSGARMIDRLLDLHLMPQVADRLLAAMASGEALRQVHATLDGNAGIVCEFS, encoded by the coding sequence ATGATCAACGTAGACCTCCAGCAACTCATCCAGGCGCTGGATGCCGAGACCAGGAACGACCTGGAGCGCTCGGCCGAGCAGTGCGTGGCCCGTGGCGCCGACAAGGTCCTGGTGGAAGACCTGCTGCTGGGCCTGCTGGAACGCCCGGACAGCCTGCTCGCCCGCGCCTTGCAGGATGCCCGCATCAGCCCAGGCGAATTGATCGCGACCTTGCAACCACGCCCTGGGCACAGCGTCTCGTGTAACCCGTCATTTGCCCCGGAGCTGGTGCGATGGCTGCAAGACGCCTTGGGTGTGGCCAGTCTGGAATTGGGTGAGAGCCTGGTCGGCCAAGCCGCCCTGATCCTGGCGTTGCTGCGTCACCCGGCTCACCACGCCGGCACGTCTTATCAAGCGCTGCTTGCCGAGCTCAACATCGGCCGGTTGAAGGATTATGCCTTGGCGCAACAGGCCCAACCGAGCGCCGATTCATCCGTCGCCGAGGAAAATGCCCTGCTGGAGCGCTTTACCCACAACCTGACCCAACAGGCCCGCGACGGCCAACTCGATCCCGTGCTTTGCCGGGACGCTGAAATCAGGCAGATGATCGACATCCTGACCCGTCGCCGCAAAAACAATCCGATTGCCGTGGGTGAAGCAGGGGTAGGCAAGACCGCCATCGTCGAAGGACTGGCCTTGCGCATCGTTGCGAAGGAAGTACCACCGGCACTTGAAGACGTGGAACTGCGTTCGCTGGACATGGGACTGCTGCAAGCCGGAGCCAGTATCAAAGGCGAATTCGAGCGCCGTCTCAAAGGCGTGATCGATGAGGTCAAGGCCTCACCCAAATCCATCATCCTGTTCATCGACGAAGCCCACACCCTGATCGGCGCGGGCGGCAATGCCGGTGGCTCCGACGCGGCCAACCTGCTCAAACCGGCCTTGGCCAGGGGCGAACTGCGGACCATCGCCGCCACCACGTGGAGCGAGTACAAAAAATACTTCGAAAAAGACCCGGCCCTGGCCCGTCGCTTCCAGCCGGTGCAGTTGCACGAGCCGACCGTCGAGGAAGCGGTCACTATCCTGCGCGGCCTCGCCCCGGTCTACGAGAGCAGCCACGGCATCTACCTGCGCGATGATGCGGTGGTCGCGGCCGCACAGCTGTCGGCCCGCTACCTGACTGGCCGTCAACTGCCGGACAAAGCTGTTGACGTGCTCGACACCGCCTGCGCACGGGTGCGTATCAGCCTGGCCGCGGCCCCGCAAAGCCTCGAGCGGTTGCGCGGCATACTGGCTGAAGGTGAACGCCAGCGCCAGGCGCTGCGCCGCGATGCCCAGGCCGGTCTGCCGATTGATTTCCCGGCGCTGGAAGCACTGGAAGCGCGTCTGGAGGCCATCGAGAAAGAGCGTCAGACGCTGGAAGTCGACTGGAGCGAGCAACGCATCCTGGCCGAACGCCTGTTATCGCTGCGCCAGCAACTGGCCGAAGCGCGGGAAACAGCAGCGGATCAAGCGCTGGACATCGAGATCCTGCAGTCGGCGCTATGCGAAACCCATGATGCGCTATTGGCCGCGCAAGCCCGGGAGCGCCTGGTCAGCTTCGAAGTCTGTCCAAGGCTGGTGGCCGAAGTCATCAATGCCTGGACCGGCGTACCGCTGGCACAACTGGCGCGTGAACACAGCGCAAGCGTTGCCGGTTTCGCCACAGATTTACGCGCCCGTATCCGCGGCCAGGAACAAGCCGTGCTGGCCCTGGACCGTGCAATGCGCGCGGCCGCCGCCGGCCTGAACAGACCCGACGCGCCGGTGGGGGTGTTCCTGCTGGTGGGACCGAGCGGCGTCGGCAAGACCGAAACGGCGCGGGCCCTGGCCGACCTGCTGTATGGCGGCGAGCGTTTTGTCACCGTGATCAACATGGCTGAGTTCCAGGACAAACACACCGTTTCCCGGCTGATCGGCGCACCACCCGGTTATGTCGGCTTTGGCGAGGGCGGCATGCTTACCGAAGCCGTGCGGCATAAACCCTATTCAGTGGTGCTGCTCGATGAGGTGGAAAAGGCCGATCCGGACGTACTGAACCTGTTCTACCAGATCTTCGACAAAGGCTTGGCCAATGATGGCGAAGGGCGAGAAATCGATTTTCGCAACACGCTGATTCTGATGACCTCGAACCTGGGCAGCGAGCGCATCAGCGAACTGTGCGAAAACGGCGCACGACCGAGTGCCGAACATCTCGAGGAAAGCCTTCGCCCGATACTCAGCCGGCATTTCCAGCCGGCGCTGCTGGCACGCATGTGCGTGGTGCCGTACTACCCGGTCAGCGGCCCGGTGCTGCGGGAGCTGGTGGAAATCAAACTCGGCCGCTTGAGCGAGCGGCTGCAAGCTCGTCGGTTGAGCTTCAGTTACTGCGAACACCTGGTGGAGCACCTGGCCGGACACTGCACTCGCAGCGACAGTGGCGCGCGCATGATCGACCGTCTGCTCGACCTGCACCTGATGCCCCAGGTAGCCGATCGCCTGCTCGCGGCCATGGCCAGCGGCGAGGCATTGCGACAGGTGCACGCCACCCTGGATGGCAACGCCGGCATCGTCTGTGAGTTCAGCTGA
- a CDS encoding sigma 54-interacting transcriptional regulator, translating into MFEQVPQPLAYAEALLAQFSSLSGAADVATLLGNFIQGAAHLSGCELTQLYLLDATHAHLEMHSECLEGQLCFRDRTRLPSDYSGEQLLQFALCQNRVVSLDALNSSLHETGFLPNRPTPWQSLLCVPLINPRNTVEGLLLCATGKHFDLHGFAKSLSRLGAFALSQKHLLQRLHRPAGAPSPVATTVPGTNGYGLIGKSPAMRQTCLLISKVLHSPYTVLLRGETGTGKEVVARAIHDCGPRRTRAFIVQNCAAVPENLLESELFGYRKGAFTGADRDRLGLFDAAEGGTLLLDEIGDMPLSLQAKLLRVLQEGEIRPLGSSKTHRIDVRIIAATHRDLRQRVEEGQFREDLYYRLAQFPIQLPALRQREGDILELARHFADKACTFLRRDPLGWSDAALDHLAAYSFPGNVRELKAIVERAVLLCEGDELLVEHFALHVDTALARHPMNLRERLGQIERGLLIDCLRKNAGNQTLAARELGLPRRTLLYRLGRLKIQPRDFDDPPPSLVPGARPFQTWRPSDA; encoded by the coding sequence ATGTTCGAGCAGGTGCCGCAACCGCTGGCCTATGCCGAGGCTCTGCTGGCTCAATTCTCCAGCCTGTCAGGCGCAGCGGATGTCGCTACGTTGCTGGGGAATTTTATCCAGGGTGCCGCCCACCTCAGCGGTTGCGAGCTGACACAGTTGTACTTGCTGGATGCCACCCACGCCCATCTGGAAATGCACAGCGAATGCCTGGAAGGCCAACTGTGCTTCCGTGACCGGACCCGGCTGCCTTCCGATTACAGCGGCGAGCAACTGCTGCAATTCGCCCTGTGCCAGAACCGTGTGGTCAGCCTCGACGCGTTGAACTCAAGCCTTCACGAAACCGGCTTCCTGCCGAACCGGCCGACGCCCTGGCAGTCGCTGCTTTGCGTGCCACTCATCAATCCACGCAACACCGTCGAAGGGCTGTTGCTATGCGCCACCGGCAAGCACTTCGACCTGCATGGGTTTGCCAAGTCCCTGAGCCGACTTGGGGCCTTCGCGCTCAGTCAGAAACATCTGTTGCAGCGCCTGCACCGTCCTGCCGGTGCCCCCTCCCCCGTCGCCACAACCGTGCCTGGCACCAACGGCTACGGCCTGATTGGCAAAAGCCCGGCGATGCGCCAGACCTGCCTGTTGATCAGCAAAGTCCTGCATAGCCCCTACACCGTCCTGCTACGTGGCGAGACGGGCACCGGTAAGGAAGTGGTGGCCCGGGCCATTCACGATTGTGGTCCGCGTCGCACCAGGGCGTTCATCGTGCAGAACTGTGCAGCGGTCCCCGAGAACCTGCTGGAAAGCGAGCTGTTCGGCTATCGCAAGGGCGCGTTCACCGGGGCCGACCGGGATCGTCTCGGGCTGTTCGATGCGGCCGAGGGAGGCACGCTGCTGCTCGATGAGATCGGCGACATGCCATTGTCCCTCCAGGCCAAGCTGCTGCGGGTGTTGCAGGAGGGGGAAATCCGTCCGCTGGGGTCCAGCAAAACCCACAGGATCGACGTTCGCATCATCGCCGCGACCCACCGTGACCTGAGACAACGGGTGGAGGAAGGTCAGTTTCGCGAAGACCTGTATTACCGACTCGCCCAGTTCCCGATCCAGTTACCGGCGTTGCGCCAGCGTGAAGGCGACATCCTCGAACTGGCGCGGCACTTCGCCGACAAGGCCTGCACTTTCTTGCGACGCGATCCGCTGGGTTGGTCCGACGCCGCCCTCGATCATTTGGCCGCCTATAGCTTCCCGGGGAACGTGCGCGAACTCAAGGCCATCGTGGAAAGGGCCGTGTTGCTGTGCGAGGGCGACGAGCTACTGGTCGAACATTTTGCCTTGCACGTCGACACGGCCCTCGCCCGTCATCCCATGAACCTGCGTGAACGACTGGGGCAAATCGAACGCGGCCTGCTGATCGATTGCCTGCGCAAGAACGCCGGCAACCAGACGCTGGCCGCCCGCGAACTCGGCTTGCCACGTCGCACCCTGCTCTATCGCCTCGGGCGCCTGAAGATTCAACCGAGGGACTTCGATGACCCACCCCCATCGCTGGTTCCTGGCGCCCGGCCCTTTCAAACCTGGAGACCTTCCGATGCCTGA
- a CDS encoding type VI secretion protein: MPDFSWQAVLLAVVVSFGLGGCNGNYTFNDSAYRPLGDPEAVNRGK, from the coding sequence ATGCCTGATTTTTCCTGGCAAGCCGTCCTGCTGGCGGTCGTCGTGTCATTCGGCCTCGGCGGCTGCAACGGCAATTACACATTCAATGACAGCGCTTATCGCCCCCTGGGTGATCCCGAGGCGGTCAATCGCGGCAAGTAA